Part of the Capsicum annuum cultivar UCD-10X-F1 chromosome 12, UCD10Xv1.1, whole genome shotgun sequence genome is shown below.
cttcggtggaggacaagacgCGAGAAGTGAAGTTACGTTGGTTCGGACCCGTGATAaggaggggctctgatgctccagtgtggaggtgtgagactgctatggatgattttaggcgggtgaaggtagaccaaagaaatattggagggaggtgattaggaatgatatggagtagttacagcttaTGGGGGACATGgccttatcttttgtgtttgttataaaaataaaaacaagagacactggctatggatgattttaggcgggtaAAGGTAGACCGAAAAAATATTTGAGGGAGGTGATTCGGAATgatatggagtagttacagcttacggagacATGACCTTATCTTTTATGtttgttataaaaataaaaacaaaatgtaACTAAGGAGATTTGAACCCACAACCATAAGGTTAATAAAACTTTTGGAAGTCCTTCTACTTCACTAGACCAACAATACATGTCTATGAGTTcctaacttataattcttatagaTTTACTAATTTCTCTATATTAATACTAGACCCACACGAAAGTTACTGGATTTCCGGGAACCTCCATTTGGGCTCCTAGATTCGTCCCTGGATATGGTGTGCGTaaactttaccctccccagaccctactacgtgggaatacactgagtatattattatttttgttgtataatttatatttttaaaaatttaaatgatcaaaaactctatgaaaaatataataattttttttaatattaatataaggaaaaatacatcttaaaatattataGTCAAAGTTGACGGAGAATGATAACTAAAAGTGAAAGGCAGGAGTACTTGAgtaaattgttgagttgctaaaCAAAGCGTccatttggccatgaaatttttttccattttttcacaaaaaaattttggagtcaaaaattatggtgtttggtcatgaaaatttggaaaataatctcggaaaatttttctgaaaaggaaaaatagatttttggtattttcacaattttccaactccaatttcaacttttattattattacatataactccaatcttttaaatttttacataaaactctcatTATagcattactttttcaatattacgtatattgcagttttaaagaataagataattataatttcaaacttaatgctatcctaattaatatatatctcttcttctctctcatcattatttttctcccttattttaattttttttcttatttaagacattattttactgcttatttatatttatacccataaatatataaagtattatatttataacagaaatatacaaagtatgttaccTATAAAGTGTATATCATGTATATatcacatacacacatatataaatatacaaagtattaagaaacatactaagcatatttataacataaatatacaaagtatgttatatatgaagtttagaccatgtatataccatatacacatatatataaatatacaaagtataaagaaatatactaagcatatttatatatttattatggtatatgatataatataccataaatatgcaaagtatgttttacatagaaataatttattcacacacagtaaaatctttcatgtataagaaaattaaagaaataaattagcggcaccctaaattttaataacaactcatcatttcctattttttaggaacggaaaataaagaaaataaattaaataaattaaataaattcctaaaaaaaataaatttatttgaaagataatatttattacctaaaaaataagaaacagtgatctgttaatataacatccatatttaagattttcaaatatgaaaaaatggttattaatataaatattatatatgtataattgaaAATCATTAATATATGACCATCTATacgtaattatttttataaaaatggctaattgtgttcttttcccGTCAGTATATAAATTTTAGTtaggtgattttgatagtttataaaagttgaaacataaaattatatttaattttttttaaaaaaataaataaataaattaaaaaaaatatatcaaacacaactccaactctaatttAACTCCAACTTTAAATTcaacttgaattttttattttttttaagttttcgtGGCCAAACGGGTACAAAGTATTCGAGGCTCCAACTCCAAATTTTCGCCATTATCACTTAATTAGCATTGACTTTGATCCATATACTACCTTCTCTAACATTCAACAAATCAATCTCTCAATATCCCCCCAACCAAGTTCAACTTCTAGTTCTAGCTAACACAACAAACTCATCAATACTAATCAATCAAAGCAAAAAtcctcaaatacaaaatacaaaccaTGAAGAATCTCCACCTACTTTTACCACTCATCATCATCGCCGCCACCACCGTTGACTCATCATCGTCATCTCCAACTGTTTGCATCATCGGCAGCGGAATCGCTGGCTCCTCCGTAGCCCACTTCCTCCGAACATACTCCACCTCCGCCTCAACCATCACCACAATCAGAATCTTCGAACGACATAACATAATCGGAGGACGCACAGCAGCAGTGACTCTTTCAAACGAGACATTCGAAGCTGGCGCATCGATTCTTCATCCGAAAAACTACCACGCTTTGAATTACGCGAAGTACCTAAATCTGTCCATCAGAAATCCTCCCTCCTCCGAATCCGATTCATCTTTTGGCATCTGGAACGGACGTGATTTTACGTTCAAGACATTAAGTATCAATTCGAATTTCAGTTTTTTACAACGTATTGTGTCGTTGGCGAATGAGGTGTTGATTTTCTTTCGATATGGATTGTCTCTATTTCGGATGAATAGTTTTGTAGACTCCACTGTGAATTATTTTTTGAGGTATTACGAAGGTTTTGAGTCGCGGCCAGTGTTTGCTAGTGTGGAAGACATGCTTAGATGGTCGGGGCTTTATAATCTGACGAGGAGGACATTGTACGAGGAGTTGATTGATGCTCATTTGTCTAGGCGATTGATTGAAGAGCTGGTTACGGTTGTTACTAGAATCAATTACGGGCAAAGTGTGAGTATCAGTGGACTTGCTGGAGCGGTTTCTTTAGCTGGATGTGGTTCGGGTTTATGGTCAGTTGAAGGCGGAAATCGGCAAATGGCTGCTGGATTGATCGGTCATTCAGATGTCGAATTGCATTTGAATGAAGAAGTTGAATCTGTTTCGTTCATAAAGCAAACATACCACCTCAATACCACGAAGGGGAAGAGTTATCAATGTGGAATAACAGTCGTGGCTACACCTTTGGATGAGGTGAAGATTCAGTTTCATCCGGGGATTTCAATCCCCGAGAGGAAATTGCAGCACACCTATACGACTTTCGTTAGAGGTGTGATAAATCCGGGTTATTTTGGTTTAGGTTCGGTATCAGAAGTTCCACAACTCGTGGGCACTGTTGAGAATCCTGATGTTCCTTTTTCGAGCATCTCGGTTCTTAAGCAACATAAGGAGGATGATATGTCTTACAAGGTGTTCTCGCGTAAACCTCTTGATGATGCTTTGTTAGATCGGATTTTCAGTGTGAGAAATGAGACGGTCAAGATAGACTGGGGTGCATATCCGCATTATCATGCTCCTGAGGTATTTGCGCCGTTCATCTTGGATGGTCACCATTTGTACTATGTGAATGCTTTTGAGAATGCAGCTAGTACCATTGAAACAAGTGCTGTTGCTGCTGAAAATATAGCAAGGCTGATTCTTTCCAGGCTTAATGGCCAAGAACCCGTGGATCCAGTGAACTTGAAAAGCTTTGGCGATAATGCATCTGATGTGCACGCAGACTTGTGAGTCGAAATCACTTGGCTTTTTGCCATACATGTAGAATATGCCGGAGTGTTATCAGGCGTTGAGTGTGTAAATTTCTACTTGCTGATACGTCCTACTAAGTTCAGCTAAGAAGTATATCGGTACCCTCTTTGTCGCTATGCCGTTGTGGCATAAAAGGCGATATACACATCCAAGTTTCTATGACAAGAAAATAGCCTTTCATGTATTGGAGTTAACTCAGTCTTCTTTTTGTTGCACTTCAATTGTAACATTTGCACTAATAATGCAAGCTATTCAACTTTGTTTTAGCTGCAAATAGCCCCTCATGTATTGGAGTTAACTTGGTTTTCTTTTTGTTGCAGTTCTTATGCGACTTTTGCATCTACTTGATGTCATCATTGAAACAACATCTTAACAGTTGTTACCTTTGACTTTGTGTTTTACTGCATAACTAAACTTCAGACAGTGTTTTAATACATAgatagttatagtttatgtaggAAAAGCAGCTGATAGTTGAGATACGAAGCTCATGAAAAAGTGATAATTCAAGTATGTTATGaccattaactcaaaaaaaaaaaaaaaaaaaccatattCAGGATTTCAGATAACATAAAAAGTTCCAGATAGGAAAAATTGATTCCTGAGCTCATATCAATGTCAGAGATACTAAAGTTAACATTGTACAAAAGGTCCATACAATACATTGGCATCATATAGATAACAGTTTGACTACGGATAGCTATTGATGTCTGCTTGCTGGTTTGTACAAATATAATTGTAGAGCAACCCTGGAAATATACCCAGAATGCATATAACCACACCTCCCCTACACCCTCATCTCTCAAGACTTATGTTGATTTCTACATTAATTATAGAAATGCAAATCTGTAACAGAAAATTCTCTCAATCAGCTGTCTTCTCACTGTGTGAGCAACTTCGAGTCACATGCCACAATCTTGACGCGGTTAACAGTCTCCTGGCACTCCTCACTCTTGAACACAGCATCTTGTAAGATAAAGGTCCACACATTATCACAGAACCTGTAGGTGTGCAGATGTCCCTGCAACCATAGTTgttcaaattaaaagaagaatATACCTGAAACTTTCATGCTAATAAGCCCCAGAAAATCGTAGAATGAGCAGCCAAAATTCAGTAATAGTTAAAGGAGGATGAAAGCAAATAAAAAGGGTTCAAATACCCGACAGACGAAAATTGCTGGCAAGAGGACAGAATTCTTCACAAATAAGTTTAATCATCGATATTATAGCAGAATCAAAGAGATGACCAAAAGAAGGAAAGACCTAATAACAAAAGCCCTCCACTTAATTTCTCAAGGTTGCAGAAAGCAAGAACATAAGATCTCATTTCACAACTAATGAAATCTGAGCACTTATCCCACTTAAAGGAGCGGTCGGGCATATTTTAAAAGTGTGACCTGGAGGTCAACTGTTAATGAAACTGGAATGAAGACCATGGAAGACCACGATTCAAATCTCAATCGAGGCAAGCTAAGTGATTTAATCCTATCTGTCTAAGTCTTATAGGCAGAGGTACTTGTCACTTGTATTAATAGGGGCTGTATGTACCAGATGTAATAGTCTAGGTGCACAAATTGGCCAAACACCACCAATTAAGCTACAAGCTAAAGACAAAATTAGGATGAAATGGATGGCCACATACTTGACTTCCAAATGTATCGTTACAAATCCTATCCTATTCCCCAAATGAGCTGGTTAGCATCTTAACTCAGGTGAAAGACAGGTTGTGCGTACTTCTACCAATTATTTTCAAGTTGCAAAATAGCTTTCTACTCATAAACTTGTAAGGCAGCCCTCATGGAAAGTGGAGAGCCATGTGGGGTAAAGATAATAGAATAAACAAGGGAATGGAATGAGTACATGAGTTGAGATTTAGAGCAAAACAGTAGCTATACAAGGAGGCTACATATTAACATACTTTGTCCAGTCAATCAGAAAGGTGGCTGTCTCTTGTGCTTCAGGTATCAACCATAGTTTAAATTGTGATAGTTGTATAATAATCAAAGCAGTATGTCCTTAGCATTATTGTGAGAATTATCAAGTCAAAGGTTGTAGTAcaatttgtgatttaaaatttgCTTGTTGACAACAACTTCAAATCTTATGTCATGTCTTTCTTGTCATCAAAAAGGATTAGCCAGTAAATCACTTTATTTCGAGTAAAGGACCAGATCTTGAATGATTATTGCATTTTAGTGGAGTATCTTTATATATTTCGATTTTATCATAGGAAAGAACTCCTACGCAGTTGCCGTTAAAATTACAACAATGTTTCTTCTAATTCAAGCTCAGCTACTAAGCGATCTTCCACCATTCCCACTACCTTGAAGGACCTCAACTGAGAGACTGCTCTCCTCTTTTAACCACTTAAGATAACTGCCACCCCACATCTCCtccccaaaaaaaaaacattttagtTGGATTTTCATGACTCCTGATGTCCAGGAGACACAAATTGGATATACTTCCTACTGTTGTGTTGTAGATATCTATTGAATAAGCAAATCAACAGAATCAGCTTCCTCAATCTGACTGCAATCACTAGGCAATAGAAATCCTCCTTTATGAAGATAACCTAACTTGGCTCCTAGATATTTATGATGTCAGTCATATCATGTAAGAAAGGGATAAAAATAGCGATTAATCCTCTTATCCTCTtcaaatctttttgtttttccttgagGAGAACGATAAGCTTCAGTCAGATGGACGGGAATGAACATGATGCATGTGGAATAACTCAAGTTTTGCTACTGAAATACTTATGAGGTCCCTTCTCAAATGTTATTAAACAAAGGAATTGTAAAAATATGTGCCtgatttattatataatataaaaggCAAGGAAAAGATCTAAGAACGACTGCTATATTTCAATGTACCCATTGCTGgtctgataaaaaaaaaagaatatctcAAAAGTAATATGCTCTATATCAACACAAGAAGACAGAAATCCTGCAGGATGCAGTCCATCACAAGTTGCTTCTAAGTTGACAATTTTGAGaaccaaaaacacctttttcccCTTGTTTTTTGAGGACTGGTTTGAAAGACCAGAGCAATTTCGCTAAGATACTGTCGATCTTAAAATGAGACAAGCTTAGCAATTTAAGAGATGTTTTCCTCTGTCACATTACTTATGTAGCATTTTCTAAGTAACAGGCTAAAGATCATCCTTTCCACAGACATCATTTCTCATCATCATATGAGAAAAGTAACGCTTGCTTATCTACTGACAGCGATAACAGAGCACCATTTCTGGAATAATCAAAAGTAATATTGGGGCAGTCACATTATCCACAGAGTTTCAAACCATTTGCCAACAGACCCTAGGTGATTTCTAGGtaatcaaatcaaacaaagtcTGAGCGTTACCTACCTACGCTTTTTGTTTTGTTCTAGA
Proteins encoded:
- the LOC107850614 gene encoding farnesylcysteine lyase, whose translation is MKNLHLLLPLIIIAATTVDSSSSSPTVCIIGSGIAGSSVAHFLRTYSTSASTITTIRIFERHNIIGGRTAAVTLSNETFEAGASILHPKNYHALNYAKYLNLSIRNPPSSESDSSFGIWNGRDFTFKTLSINSNFSFLQRIVSLANEVLIFFRYGLSLFRMNSFVDSTVNYFLRYYEGFESRPVFASVEDMLRWSGLYNLTRRTLYEELIDAHLSRRLIEELVTVVTRINYGQSVSISGLAGAVSLAGCGSGLWSVEGGNRQMAAGLIGHSDVELHLNEEVESVSFIKQTYHLNTTKGKSYQCGITVVATPLDEVKIQFHPGISIPERKLQHTYTTFVRGVINPGYFGLGSVSEVPQLVGTVENPDVPFSSISVLKQHKEDDMSYKVFSRKPLDDALLDRIFSVRNETVKIDWGAYPHYHAPEVFAPFILDGHHLYYVNAFENAASTIETSAVAAENIARLILSRLNGQEPVDPVNLKSFGDNASDVHADL